Below is a genomic region from Candidatus Angelobacter sp..
GAACTGGCCGGCTGCGATCTGCTGACCATCAGCCCGACGCTGCTCGAAGAAATGCAAAAGACACCCGGCTCGCTTGCGCGCAAGCTCAGCCCGGAAAAGGCCGCCGGTGAATGCAAGGAGGCGAAACTGTCGCTCGACGAGAAGGCATTCCGGTGGATGCTCAACGAGGATCAGATGGCGACTGAGAAATTGTCAGAGGGCATCCGCATCTTCGCCGCCGACAACCTCAAGCTGGAGAAGTTTATCGCGGCGAAGTTGAATTAGCCTGCTAGGTTCGGCTCTCCGCGCCACTCGACTGCGTTATTGTGAAGACCGCAACCAACACACCTCGGCGCGGAGATTCTGGCGGATCGGCCGGTAAGATGAAATGGCAGGAGATTTTGCTGGTTGCCGTCGTTGGTTTATGTCTTGGGGCGGATACCAATTCCACAAAGCAATCCGAAGCTGAACAAAAGAGGCAGCTTATTGAGTTGATGTCGAACAACCTTGTGCAATTCGGTGTAACGAACCTCACGAAGGAGCAATTTGAACTAGGTTACAACATGTTCGTTGTTCATCCATCCTTCGGTATGCATTGGGACGACGTGCCGGCACCAACGCTCAAAGGCTCAAATGCCATGGACGCGGTCAACGCCTTCCTTGCGATAAATGGCTGGAACATGCACACCGGGATGCCTTTGTTGTCTGTCATTCAAACAAAGCCGATCACCGGTTTGCCCTGGGAAGCCATCAAAGACCGCCAGTTTGGGGCCGTCACGCACCAAGGTGTCCTGTATATCTCACTAAGGGGGTTCGCCACTGAATCCGATGGGATTGCCTATAATCCAAGGACCAACAAGTTTCCGACAATGATTAACGGTTTCAAGCCTATTGGAGATCATTGGTATGTTTGGAAGCAGACGATGGTTTCTCCGCAAAAGAAGGACTGTTACTACGAAGGAGAAACGCCGAATCTTCCACGGGAGACCGCACCGTCAAGGGAACAGAGGCCGTGAGCGCCCGTTCAAACCCCCACCATCATCCTCGCCATTTTCTTTTTATCGAACGGTTCGCCCAAACCAAGCGGCGCATCGGCGGGAACCGTTGAGGGATCGTGGTACGTACCGAACATCCGGTCCCAGAGGCTGAATGTTGTGCCGAAATTCGTCCGGCTGCGTTCGGTCGAGTGATGCACGCGATGATAGGCGGGCGTGATGATAAGATATTTGAGCGGGCCGATGCGGACGTTGAGGTTCGTGTGTTCCCAGAATTGAATGAGAATGCCAATCGAATAACCGATGCCGGCTTCGAGCGGGCTGAGGTTGAATACCAGCATCGGCACCGCCGCCTGCGGGATGTTGTAGATGAACGAGTGCAGGAAACTTGTGCGGAACCCGGAGAACCAGTAGAGCTGCTCGATGGAATGATGCCACGCGTGCGTCCGCCACAGCGGGCTGAAACGGTGTTGCGCGCGGTGAATCCA
It encodes:
- a CDS encoding transaldolase family protein, coding for ELAGCDLLTISPTLLEEMQKTPGSLARKLSPEKAAGECKEAKLSLDEKAFRWMLNEDQMATEKLSEGIRIFAADNLKLEKFIAAKLN
- a CDS encoding sterol desaturase family protein, whose protein sequence is MLNSENIQTAAFFLLVLVFEVLERVRPAREVDRWKDLKIDVFSFALAIAMNRVSHYTVTGFVNACAPAWMLGGWHALQGLPGVVRIVMAIFLVDLMIYWIHRAQHRFSPLWRTHAWHHSIEQLYWFSGFRTSFLHSFIYNIPQAAVPMLVFNLSPLEAGIGYSIGILIQFWEHTNLNVRIGPLKYLIITPAYHRVHHSTERSRTNFGTTFSLWDRMFGTYHDPSTVPADAPLGLGEPFDKKKMARMMVGV